ACGGCTCGACGCGTCGGGCTGGTAGTCGGCGACGTACTTGGCGAGCGCGTCACGGATCTCGTCCGGACGGATGGAGAGCTCCGTCATCTTGGTGCCTTCTCTCTTGTGTCTCTACGAAGTCGGGTTGGTGCGGGCGGTCAGCCGACGAGGCGGCGGCGGGCGTCGTCGAGACGGCTGGAGATCGTCCCGTCGATGACGTCGTCGCCGATCTCGACCCGGATGCCACCGATCACGGCGGGGTCGACGACCACGTTGAGGTGGACGGGACGGCCGTACTGGCGCTCGAGGGCGCCGGCGAGCCGGGCGCGCTCGTCCTCGGGCAGGTCGCGAGCGACCCGCACCGTGGCGACGCCCTGCTGCTGGGCGGCGGCGGCGACCTTCTGGTACTCGGCCAGCGCGACCGCCACCGTGCGGTAGGTGCCGGCGAGCGCCTGGGTGACCAGGCTGGTCGTGGCGGGCAGGGCCTTGTCGCCGAGGAGGTCCTCGACGAGGCGGGCCTTGTCCTGGTGCGAGCGGGCGGGGTCGGAGAGGGCGTCACGCAGGGCGGGCGTCGTCTTGACGGCCTGCCCGAACGCGAACATCTCGTCGGCCAGGCGCGAGGCCTCGCCACCGGCCGAGCGCACCAGCGCCACGACGCTGAGGTGCTCGAGGGCGTCGGCGAGGTCGCGGGTGGCCGTCCAGCGACGGCTGACCGCCGAGCGCAGCAGGCCCATGGCCTGCTCGCTCACCTTGCCGCCGACGACCTGGCCCACCAGGCCCTGACGGGCCTCGGGGGCCACCGAGGCGTCGGTGACGAAACGGCGCAGCGCACCCTCGCCCCGCAGGGTCGTCGCGACCGAGAAGAGGTCGCGACTGACCTGCGCGGCGACCTCCGGCGAGCCGGAGACGGAGGTCTCCAGCTCACCGGTCAGCGTGGCGACGGCGTCGGCCGATGCTCCGCGGAAGTCCGAGGTCATCTCAGTTGACCCCCGGCGTCCCGGTCTCGAGGTCGGCGAGGAAGCGCTCGACGACGCGGCCCTGACGGGCCTCGTCCTCCAGGCTCTCGCCGACGATGCGACCAGCCAGGCCGGTGGCCAGCGATCCGACCTCGGCACGCAGCGAGGCGACGGCCTGCTGGCGCTCCGCCTCGATCTGCGCCTTGCCGGCCTCGACGATGCGGGTCTGCTCGGCCTGCCCCTGCGCACGCAGGTCGCTGACGATCGCAGCGCCCTGCTCGCGTGCCTCCTCACGGATGCGCGCCGCCTCGTGGCGGGCGTCCGCGAGCTGGGCCTCGAGCTCGGCGAGCTTGGCGTCGGCCTCGGCCTGCTTGGTCTCGGCCGCCGCGAGGCCGCCCTCGATGGCGGCGGTGCGGTCGGCGTAGGCCTTCTCGAAGTTCGGGACGACGAACTTCCAGATCAGGCCGAGCAGGATGAGGAACCAGACTGCGCCGAGGATGATCTCGGACAGGTGCGGGATCAGCGGGTTGAGCTCTTCCGCTGCCCGAACGGACTCAGACATGTATCACCTCGTGAGGTAGGGCGCCGAGGCGTAGGTCACTGGATGGCGAAGGCGAGCGCGATGCCGATGATCGCCAGGGCCTCGGCGAGCGCGAAGCCGAGGATCGCGATCGACTGGAGGCGCGACTGGGCCTCGGGCTGGCGGGCGACACCGTTGATGTAGGCAGCGAAGATCAGGCCCACAGCGATCGCGGGACCGATCGTGGCGACGCCGTAGCCGAGCATGTTGAGAGAGCCGGTCACAGCTTTCCTTTCGTCGTGACGCAGGGCGCGTCGTGGAGTCTCATGACTTTGTTGACCATATGAAGTTGTGGGAATCGGGGGTGCGGGGCGGGCCCGCACGGTGCGCCGGGGCGCGTGCGGCTCAGTGCTCCTCGGCGACCGCACCGGCGACGTACATCGCGGTGAGCAGCGTGAAGACGTAGGCCTGCAGGAACATCACCAGCAGCTCGAGGGCGCTGACGAGGAAGAACATCAAGATGGCGCCGACGCCGCCGACGATGTTGAGCACCGAGGGCGAGGCCTCCACCAGCAGGTACTCCCCGCCCAGGGCGAAGAGGATCAGCAGCAGGTGGCCGGCGAACATGTTGGCGAAGAGTCGCAGCGCGAGCGTGACGGGGCGCACGACGATGTTGGAGAGGATCTCCAGGGGGACGATCAGCAGCAGCATCACGCCGCTGACGCCGGCGGGCACCGCGACGTGCTTGAGGTAGCCCAGCGCGCCGTGCTTCCAGATGCCGACGCCGTTGTAGAGCAGCCACGAGAGCAGTGCGAGGCCGTAGGCGTAGCCCGAGTGCGAGAACGTCGGGAACTGCACGATCGGGATCATGCCGAAGTAGTTGTTCACCAGGACGAAGGTGAACAGCGCGAAGAGGTAGGGCACGAACTTCATGAAGTGCTCGGAGCCGATCGACTCACGAGCGATCGAGTTGCGCACGCCGCCGTAGACGAACTCGCCCGCGAACTGCATTCGCCCGGGGACGACGGCGGCCTTGCGCGACATCGCGTAGAAGAGCGCGAAGATCAGCACCACGGACAGGCTGATCATCACCATCGGCTTGGTGACCTCGCCGACGATCGGCGGCAGGTCGAAGTCAGCCGGCCCGGGTGGCGTGAAGCCTCCCTCGGCCATGATCACCGCAACGGTGTCAAGCATCAACGCCCTGTCTCCTTCGTGTCGCATTCTGTGCAGAAGATCGTGCCGGTGCTGCTGGTCTTGGTGGTGCTGGGGTACGAGCCGGGGTTCGTGCCGGAGCTGCTCACGCGTCGTGCTCCGCGGGCTTCTCGGGTGCCCGTCCGAAGCGGACGATCACCACGTAGAAGCCGAGCACCGCGCCGAGCACGAGTCCCACCGGCAGCAGGAACGAGGTTCCCAGCCAGCGGTCCCCCGCCCACCCGAGGCCCCCGTAGAGGAGCACACCGGCGCCCAACGACCCGAACGCGGCCCAGGGGTCCGTCGACGGCTCGCTCGAGCGATCGGGGACGTGGTCGTTCGGCGCCATGGCGATCCGGACGATAGCAGTCGCGCGTCACGTCGCGTCACCCGCGTCCTGCTCGGTGCCGGCCGCCGGGCGGACCGGCGTGCGCAGGTCGTAGACCGGGATGCGCACGCGCACCGCGGCGGTGACCTGCCCGGCCATCCACGCCAGCACCACGGCCAGCAGACCGCCGAAGAGCCAGCGTCGCTCAGCGACCCCCGCGAAGGCCGGCTGCTGGGACAGCGTCACCAGCAGGACCACCACGAGCATCAGCTGGAGCGTGTAGGTCAGCAGCGCCACCATGAGCGAGGCGTGCGGCATCAGGCCGCTGACCACGTCGACGGTGACCGAGCCGAAGAGCAGCACGGCCAGGACGGCCAGGGACCCGATGAGCGCGGCGCCCGCGGCGTCACCGCCGGCGAGGACCAGGCCGGCGCCCGCGACCAGGAGGCCGGGCACCAGCGCCGCCGTCGCCACGGCCCCGTGCAGCGCGACCGCGCCGGGGCGGCGGTCCTGCGTGGCGGTCGTCGCGGAGGTCATCGGCGGCCGTTCTCTGGGGGGCAGACGGAGGTCGAGTCGGTGCTCGCGGACCCTGCCGCAGCACCTCGTGAAAACTATCACAAGGGGTCCGTGCCCCGGCAAGTGGAACGATCCAGGCCGGTCCGGAGGGTTGTCCGCGGGGTCCGTCGCGGGTCAGGGCGAGGGGCCGACCGGCACGGCGTGGCCCGGGCGGTGCAGCACCGGCAGCAGGAAGGTCAGGGCCACGGTCAGGGCGCCTCCCCCGACCAGGGCGGCCACCACCCAGGGTCCGGAGTACAGGCTGGCCAGCACCGTGCCGAAGGCGACCAGGGCCGCCCACATCCACATGATCAGCACCGCCCGGCGCTGCGAGTGCCCGATCTCGAGCAGGCGGTGGTGCAGGTGCTGCTTGTCGGGCGCGAACGGCGAGCGGCCGGCGCGGGTGCGGCGCACGACCGCGAGGACCAGGTCGAGCAGTGGCACGACCAGGATCGTCACCGGCAGCAGCAGCGGCAGCAGCGTGGGCGCCAGGCTCGCCTGCGACCCCGCGCCGCCCTGCGAGAGCTCGGAGCCGGCGAACTGGCCGGTCAGGGTGACGGCGCTGGCCGAGAGCACCAGCCCGATCAGCATGGATCCCGAGTCGCCCATGAAGAGCCTGGCGGGGTTGAAGTTGTGGGGCAGGAAGCCCACGCACGCTCCCGCCAGCGCTACCGCCAGCAGGGCCGCGGTCGTGGCCCGCGAGGTGTTGTTGAGGCTGGTGAGCTGGTAGCAGAAGACGAAGAAGGCCAGCGCGCCCACGCCGACCACCCCCGCGGCGAGCCCGTCGAGGCCGTCGACGAAGTTGACCGCGTTGATGGTCGCCACCACCAGGAAGCCGGTCAGCAGGGCGCGCTGGGCCGGGTCGAGCGAGAAGACCTGGCCGTCGGGACCGGTGAAGAAGTAGAACTGGACCCCGAAGGCCACCAGGAAGCCGGCCGCCAGCAGCTGCCCGCCGAGCTTGGTCAGCGCGTCGAGCTCGAAGAGGTCGTCGAGCACCCCCACGGCGCAGATCAGCGCACCCGCGATGATCACCACGCCGGCGTCGCGGAAGACGAACGGGCCGCTCAGCGACAGGAACGGCAGCTCCCTGGCCACCAGGTAGGCGGCGACCAGGCCGCCCAGCATCGCCAGCCCGCCCAGGTAGGGGATCGGCTCGGCGTGCACGTCGCGGTCGCGGACGCGGGCCACGGCGCCGGTGCGCAGGGCGATCTCGCGGGCGATCACCGTCAGCAGGTAGGTGACCGCCGCGGCGACCAGGAAGACCAGGATGTACTCGCGCACGCTCGGCCGCTCAGTCCTCGGCGGTCAGGGTCGCGCCGAGGGGCTCCAGGACGGCGTTGAGCTGCTCCAGCGACAGCGCGCCGACCCGCAGGACGCGTCCCTGCGGCCCGGTCACGTCGACGATCGTCGAGGGCTGCGCCCCGTCGTCGCCGCGGGGGCTCGGGCCGGCGTCGACGATCACGTCGACGTGCTCGCCGAGCATCTCCTCGGCGGCGTCGGCGTCGGTGGCGGCCGGGAGCCCCGTGCGGTTGGCCGAGCTCACGGCCAGGGGGCCGGTGCGCTCGAGGAGCTCGCGGGTCACCTCGTGGTCGGGCATCCGCACCGCCACGGTGCCCCGGGTGTCGCCCAGGTCCCACTGCAGCGAGGTCTGCTGGTGGCACACGATCGTGAGCGGACCCGGCCAGAACGCCTCGACCAGCGCCCGCGCGTAGCCGGGCACCCGCACCGTGAGGGCGTCCAGCGTGGTCGCCGCGCTGACCAGCACCGGGGGCGGCATGTCGCGACCGCGCCCCTTCGCCTCCAGCAGGGCCCGCACCGCGGCCGGGTCGAAGGCGTCGGCCCCGATGCCGTAGACCGTGTCGGTCGGCAGCACGACGAGGCCGCCGCGCTGGATCGCCAGGCTGGCGGCGTCGAGCGCCTTCTCGCGCTCCTCGGGTGTCGAGGTCCCGTGGCGTTCCATGGGGCTCATCGTGCCAGCCTGGCCGTCACGAAGCGCGCACGCCCTGCCAGGTCGTGGTGGTCGCGCACGTCGCGCCAGCGTCCCGTGCGGCTGAGCACCTCGGGCGCCGAGGCACCCTGCACGTCGGCGTGCTCGGCTCCCAGCACTCCCCCGGGCCGCAGCAGCACCGCGGCCCGGCGCTCCAGCACCCGCAGCGCGTCGAGGCCGTCCTGGCCGGAGAAGAGCGCCAGGTGGGGGTCGTGGTCGCGGGCCTCGGGCGAGACCGACTCCCAGGCCTCCAGCGGCACGTAGGGCGGGTTGCAGACGACCACGTCGACCGTGCCGACCAGCTCCTCGAGCTCGGTGGCCATGTCGCCGAGGCGCAGGTCGACCCCGGTGCCGGCCAGGTTGCGCTCAGCCCAGGCGTGCGCGTCGGGATCGAGCTCGACGGCGTGCACGTGCGCGTGCGGCACCTCGTGCGCCACCGCCTTGGCGACCGCCCCCGAGCCGGTGCACAGGTCGACGACGACCGGCTCGTCGAGGGCCAGGGCCTGCTCGACGGCCCAGCCGGCCAGCAGCTCGGTCTCGGGCCGGGGCACGAACACGCCCGGCCCCACGGCCAGCTCGACGTGGCGGAACCAGGCGCTGCCGGTGAGGTGCTGCAGCGGCTCGCGGCTCGCGCGCCGCGCCACCAGGGCGTCGTACGACGTCACGGCCCGGGGCTCGACCTCGTCGACCAGCACCAGCCGGCCGCGGTCGGTGCCGAGCACGTGGGCCAGCAGCTCGGCCGCGTCGTGCTCGGGGCTGGCGACCCCGGCGGCGCGCAGCCGCTCGACGGCCGAGGCCAGGACGGCCCGGCGCGCAGGCACTCAGTCCTCCAGCGCCGCGAGGCGCGCGGCCATGTCGGTGTCGATGCACGACTGCAGCACCGGACCGAGCTCCCCGTCGAGCACCTGGTCGAGGTTGTAGGACTTGTAGCCGGTGCGGTGGTCGGAGATGCGGTTCTCGGGGTAGTTGTAGGTGCGGATCCGCTCGGAGCGGTCCACGGTGCGCACCTGGCTGCGCCGGGCGTCGCTGGCCTCGGCGTCGGCGGCCTCCTGGGCGGCGGCCAGCAGGCGGGCGCGCAGGATGCGCATCGCCTGCTCCTTGTTCTGCAGCTGGCTCTTCTCGTTCTGGCAGCTGGCCACCATGCCCGTCGGCACGTGCGTGATGCGCACCGCCGAGTCGGTGGTGTTGACGCTCTGCCCACCGGGCCCGCTGGAGCGGAAGACGTCGATGCGCAGGTCGTTCTCGTCGATGCTGACGTCGACCTGCTCGGCCTCGGGCAGCACCAGCACCCCCGCGGCGCTGGTGTGCACCCGGCCCTGCGACTCGGTCACCGGCACCCGCTGGACCCGGTGCACCCCGCCCTCGAAGCGCAGCCTCGCGTACGGCGCCTCACCGGGCTCGGGCGTGCCCTTGGCCTTGACCGCCACGGTCACCGACTTGTAGCCGCCCAGGTCGGACTCGGTGGCGTCGAGGATCTCCACCGCCCACCCGTGGCGCTCGGCGTAGCGGGTGTACATCCGCAGCAGGTCGCCGGCGAAGAGGGCCGACTCCTCGCCGCCCTCCCCCGACTTCACCTCGAGCAGGGCGTCCTTGTCGTCGGCCTCGTCGCGCGGCACCAGCAGGCGCCGCAGCCGCTCGGCAGCCTCCTCGCGGCGCGCGTCGAGCTCGACCGCCTCCTCGGCGAACGACGGGTCCTCCCCCGCCAGCTCGCGGGCCGCACCGGCGTCCTCGCCGAGGCGCTGCCACTCGCGCCAGGTGCGGATCACCGCGGACAGCTCGGAGTAGCGACGGTTGAGCCGCTTGGCCAGGCGCGCGTCGGCGTGCGTCTCCGGCTCGGCCAGCCGCGCCTCGAGCTCGGCGTGCTCCCCGAGCATGCTCTCGACGGCCTCGAACATCGGTGGGCTCCTGTGCGGCTGGCTGGGGTGGGCGG
The Nocardioides marinisabuli genome window above contains:
- a CDS encoding F0F1 ATP synthase subunit delta, with protein sequence MTSDFRGASADAVATLTGELETSVSGSPEVAAQVSRDLFSVATTLRGEGALRRFVTDASVAPEARQGLVGQVVGGKVSEQAMGLLRSAVSRRWTATRDLADALEHLSVVALVRSAGGEASRLADEMFAFGQAVKTTPALRDALSDPARSHQDKARLVEDLLGDKALPATTSLVTQALAGTYRTVAVALAEYQKVAAAAQQQGVATVRVARDLPEDERARLAGALERQYGRPVHLNVVVDPAVIGGIRVEIGDDVIDGTISSRLDDARRRLVG
- a CDS encoding F0F1 ATP synthase subunit B codes for the protein MSESVRAAEELNPLIPHLSEIILGAVWFLILLGLIWKFVVPNFEKAYADRTAAIEGGLAAAETKQAEADAKLAELEAQLADARHEAARIREEAREQGAAIVSDLRAQGQAEQTRIVEAGKAQIEAERQQAVASLRAEVGSLATGLAGRIVGESLEDEARQGRVVERFLADLETGTPGVN
- a CDS encoding F0F1 ATP synthase subunit C, whose amino-acid sequence is MTGSLNMLGYGVATIGPAIAVGLIFAAYINGVARQPEAQSRLQSIAILGFALAEALAIIGIALAFAIQ
- the atpB gene encoding F0F1 ATP synthase subunit A, with the protein product MLDTVAVIMAEGGFTPPGPADFDLPPIVGEVTKPMVMISLSVVLIFALFYAMSRKAAVVPGRMQFAGEFVYGGVRNSIARESIGSEHFMKFVPYLFALFTFVLVNNYFGMIPIVQFPTFSHSGYAYGLALLSWLLYNGVGIWKHGALGYLKHVAVPAGVSGVMLLLIVPLEILSNIVVRPVTLALRLFANMFAGHLLLILFALGGEYLLVEASPSVLNIVGGVGAILMFFLVSALELLVMFLQAYVFTLLTAMYVAGAVAEEH
- a CDS encoding AtpZ/AtpI family protein, which produces MAPNDHVPDRSSEPSTDPWAAFGSLGAGVLLYGGLGWAGDRWLGTSFLLPVGLVLGAVLGFYVVIVRFGRAPEKPAEHDA
- a CDS encoding glycosyltransferase family 4 protein produces the protein MREYILVFLVAAAVTYLLTVIAREIALRTGAVARVRDRDVHAEPIPYLGGLAMLGGLVAAYLVARELPFLSLSGPFVFRDAGVVIIAGALICAVGVLDDLFELDALTKLGGQLLAAGFLVAFGVQFYFFTGPDGQVFSLDPAQRALLTGFLVVATINAVNFVDGLDGLAAGVVGVGALAFFVFCYQLTSLNNTSRATTAALLAVALAGACVGFLPHNFNPARLFMGDSGSMLIGLVLSASAVTLTGQFAGSELSQGGAGSQASLAPTLLPLLLPVTILVVPLLDLVLAVVRRTRAGRSPFAPDKQHLHHRLLEIGHSQRRAVLIMWMWAALVAFGTVLASLYSGPWVVAALVGGGALTVALTFLLPVLHRPGHAVPVGPSP
- a CDS encoding L-threonylcarbamoyladenylate synthase, whose amino-acid sequence is MSPMERHGTSTPEEREKALDAASLAIQRGGLVVLPTDTVYGIGADAFDPAAVRALLEAKGRGRDMPPPVLVSAATTLDALTVRVPGYARALVEAFWPGPLTIVCHQQTSLQWDLGDTRGTVAVRMPDHEVTRELLERTGPLAVSSANRTGLPAATDADAAEEMLGEHVDVIVDAGPSPRGDDGAQPSTIVDVTGPQGRVLRVGALSLEQLNAVLEPLGATLTAED
- the prmC gene encoding peptide chain release factor N(5)-glutamine methyltransferase is translated as MPARRAVLASAVERLRAAGVASPEHDAAELLAHVLGTDRGRLVLVDEVEPRAVTSYDALVARRASREPLQHLTGSAWFRHVELAVGPGVFVPRPETELLAGWAVEQALALDEPVVVDLCTGSGAVAKAVAHEVPHAHVHAVELDPDAHAWAERNLAGTGVDLRLGDMATELEELVGTVDVVVCNPPYVPLEAWESVSPEARDHDPHLALFSGQDGLDALRVLERRAAVLLRPGGVLGAEHADVQGASAPEVLSRTGRWRDVRDHHDLAGRARFVTARLAR
- the prfA gene encoding peptide chain release factor 1, with the translated sequence MFEAVESMLGEHAELEARLAEPETHADARLAKRLNRRYSELSAVIRTWREWQRLGEDAGAARELAGEDPSFAEEAVELDARREEAAERLRRLLVPRDEADDKDALLEVKSGEGGEESALFAGDLLRMYTRYAERHGWAVEILDATESDLGGYKSVTVAVKAKGTPEPGEAPYARLRFEGGVHRVQRVPVTESQGRVHTSAAGVLVLPEAEQVDVSIDENDLRIDVFRSSGPGGQSVNTTDSAVRITHVPTGMVASCQNEKSQLQNKEQAMRILRARLLAAAQEAADAEASDARRSQVRTVDRSERIRTYNYPENRISDHRTGYKSYNLDQVLDGELGPVLQSCIDTDMAARLAALED